A DNA window from Arachis duranensis cultivar V14167 chromosome 3, aradu.V14167.gnm2.J7QH, whole genome shotgun sequence contains the following coding sequences:
- the LOC107479717 gene encoding uncharacterized protein LOC107479717 isoform X4 — protein sequence MQFCSFIRSNLVIFIHNFLSEGPTLDVLEKCQEVEARARELDKQVKLLVRFLILHTRQIHTSQCLVDLCGALHCDIEINFGLKKSKCNPAAAARNKHLCESLTDSCFPVNDGPTASRLHEFFLHQFCDAHSCIGSKKPFSRDRQVI from the exons ATGCAATTCTGTTCTTTCATTAGGTCTAATTTGGTCATtttcattcataattttttaagcGAGGGTCCTACCCTTGATGTTCTTGAAAAATGCCAAGAAGTGGAGGCCAGAGCTAGGGAGCTTGATAAACAGGTGAAGCTACTTGTGAG ATTCCTGATTTTGCATACTCGCCAAATCCACACA AGCCAGTGCTTAGTAGATCTATGTGGTGCATTGCACTGTGACATTGAAATCAATTTTGGGttgaaaaaatcaaaatgtaaTCCTGCTGCCGCTGCAAGAAATAAACATCTGTGTGAG AGCTTAACAGATAGTTGTTTTCCTGTTAATGACGGTCCTACAGCAAGCCGACTCCATG AATTCTTCTTGCACCAATTCTGTGATGCACACAGCTGCATTGGAAGCAAGAAACCTTTCTCCAGAGACCGCCaggtaatttaa
- the LOC107479717 gene encoding uncharacterized protein LOC107479717 isoform X1, whose translation MQFCSFIRSNLVIFIHNFLSEGPTLDVLEKCQEVEARARELDKQVKLLVRFLILHTRQIHTSQCLVDLCGALHCDIEINFGLKKSKCNPAAAARNKHLCERDEKGNSTVEAHLSNWQKEKTILMDRFVIFGSSRFSNTFRIHRSLLICDSGYCTPNSAIGKCSWRRRARKTAKSAPRFLHVCCKPISLQRLSKHKFELQD comes from the exons ATGCAATTCTGTTCTTTCATTAGGTCTAATTTGGTCATtttcattcataattttttaagcGAGGGTCCTACCCTTGATGTTCTTGAAAAATGCCAAGAAGTGGAGGCCAGAGCTAGGGAGCTTGATAAACAGGTGAAGCTACTTGTGAG ATTCCTGATTTTGCATACTCGCCAAATCCACACA AGCCAGTGCTTAGTAGATCTATGTGGTGCATTGCACTGTGACATTGAAATCAATTTTGGGttgaaaaaatcaaaatgtaaTCCTGCTGCCGCTGCAAGAAATAAACATCTGTGTGAG AGGGATGAAAAGGGAAACTCAACTGTTGAGGCGCATCTCTCAAACTGGCAGAAAGAAAAAACCATCTTAATGGATAGATTTGTCATCTTCGGAAGTTCTCGCTTCTCCAACACTTTCAGAATCCATAGAAGTTTACTAATCTGTGACAGTGGTTACTGCACTCCCAATTCGGCCATAGGCAAGTGCAGTTGGAGGAGAAGAGCGAGAAAGACTGCCAAATCTGCTCCTCGTTTTTTACATGTTTGTTGTAAGCCAATTTCTTTACAGAGACTTAGCAAACACAAATTTGAGCTGCAGGATTGA
- the LOC107479717 gene encoding uncharacterized protein LOC107479717 isoform X3, which produces MFLKNAKKWRPELGSLINRFLILHTRQIHTSQCLVDLCGALHCDIEINFGLKKSKCNPAAAARNKHLCERDEKGNSTVEAHLSNWQKEKTILMDRFVIFGSSRFSNTFRIHRSLLICDSGYCTPNSAIGKCSWRRRARKTAKSAPRFLHVCCKPISLQRLSKHKFELQD; this is translated from the exons ATGTTCTTGAAAAATGCCAAGAAGTGGAGGCCAGAGCTAGGGAGCTTGATAAACAG ATTCCTGATTTTGCATACTCGCCAAATCCACACA AGCCAGTGCTTAGTAGATCTATGTGGTGCATTGCACTGTGACATTGAAATCAATTTTGGGttgaaaaaatcaaaatgtaaTCCTGCTGCCGCTGCAAGAAATAAACATCTGTGTGAG AGGGATGAAAAGGGAAACTCAACTGTTGAGGCGCATCTCTCAAACTGGCAGAAAGAAAAAACCATCTTAATGGATAGATTTGTCATCTTCGGAAGTTCTCGCTTCTCCAACACTTTCAGAATCCATAGAAGTTTACTAATCTGTGACAGTGGTTACTGCACTCCCAATTCGGCCATAGGCAAGTGCAGTTGGAGGAGAAGAGCGAGAAAGACTGCCAAATCTGCTCCTCGTTTTTTACATGTTTGTTGTAAGCCAATTTCTTTACAGAGACTTAGCAAACACAAATTTGAGCTGCAGGATTGA
- the LOC107479717 gene encoding uncharacterized protein LOC107479717 isoform X2 has product MVESIPDLISCSEGPTLDVLEKCQEVEARARELDKQVKLLVRFLILHTRQIHTSQCLVDLCGALHCDIEINFGLKKSKCNPAAAARNKHLCERDEKGNSTVEAHLSNWQKEKTILMDRFVIFGSSRFSNTFRIHRSLLICDSGYCTPNSAIGKCSWRRRARKTAKSAPRFLHVCCKPISLQRLSKHKFELQD; this is encoded by the exons ATGGTGGAGTCCATTCCCGACTTGATCAGTTGTAG cGAGGGTCCTACCCTTGATGTTCTTGAAAAATGCCAAGAAGTGGAGGCCAGAGCTAGGGAGCTTGATAAACAGGTGAAGCTACTTGTGAG ATTCCTGATTTTGCATACTCGCCAAATCCACACA AGCCAGTGCTTAGTAGATCTATGTGGTGCATTGCACTGTGACATTGAAATCAATTTTGGGttgaaaaaatcaaaatgtaaTCCTGCTGCCGCTGCAAGAAATAAACATCTGTGTGAG AGGGATGAAAAGGGAAACTCAACTGTTGAGGCGCATCTCTCAAACTGGCAGAAAGAAAAAACCATCTTAATGGATAGATTTGTCATCTTCGGAAGTTCTCGCTTCTCCAACACTTTCAGAATCCATAGAAGTTTACTAATCTGTGACAGTGGTTACTGCACTCCCAATTCGGCCATAGGCAAGTGCAGTTGGAGGAGAAGAGCGAGAAAGACTGCCAAATCTGCTCCTCGTTTTTTACATGTTTGTTGTAAGCCAATTTCTTTACAGAGACTTAGCAAACACAAATTTGAGCTGCAGGATTGA